The following DNA comes from Glaciihabitans arcticus.
CGACGGACTCGCCGAGCTGGAGGGCGCGACGGCCCTCGAGATCGCGGAGCGCAGCGCGGGCAACCTCCTGCCGGGTGTGCCCTGGATCGAGACCTCGGATGTCGCCGAGCTCGTGCTTTACCTCGCGAGCGATCGCGCGCGCTTCGCCACGGGCGCCCAGTTCACCCTCGACGCGGGCCTCCTCACCCGCTGAAGCCGCCAAGAGCGCTTCAAGACTCTCGGGTTGGAGCACTCACTGCCGGTTGCGCGGGAGATATGGCAGCTTCTCGTCGGGCGTGGCAGTCTCAATCGGTGGATACTCGATCCGTGACCACAGCAACGCACACCCGCAGGATCCACCCGGCCTGGATCGTCGCGCTCGTTGCGTTCCTCGCGCTCGTCGGTGCTGCGGGCTTCCGGGCGGCGCCGAGCGTGCTGATGCTGCCGCTCGAGGAGGAGTTCGGCTGGACCCGAACCCAGCTGTCGCTCGCCGTGACCGTCAACCTGCTGCTGTACGGCCTGATGGCACCGTTCGCCGCCGCCCTCATGGCGCGCTTCGGACTGCGAGCCGTGACATCCGTCGCCCTGCTGTTCGTGGCCGCGGGCGCCGCACTCAGCGTCTTCGCGACCGAGCCGTGGATGCTCGTGCTCACCTGGGGAGTGCTCATCGGCCTCGGCACCGGCTCGATGGCGCTCGTCTTCGCGGCAACCGTCGCCGACCAGTGGTTCGTGAAGAACCGCGGGCTCGTGGTCGGCATCCTGACCGCCGGAAGCGCGACCGGGCAGCTCGCCTTCCTGCCGTTCATCGCGATCCTCGTCGAACAGCAGGGCTGGCGCCAGGCATCTCTCCTCGTCGCGGGCGGCGCGCTCGTGGTGGTTCCGCTGGTGCTGGTCTTCCTGCGCAATCACCCGGTCGATATCGGGATGACGCCCTACGGCGCCCCCGCCACGTGGGAGCACACGCCGCCCGCCCGCGGCAACGCCGTGCGCATCGCCCTCGCCACGCTCGCCAAGGCGTCGAAGGTGCGCACGTTCTGGGCTCTCGTGGCGGGCTTCGCCATCTGCGGGGCGACCACGAACGGGCTCGTGGGAACCCACTTCATCCCGAGCGCTCACGACCACGGAATGCAGGAGACCACCGCGGCCGGGCTGCTCGCCCTCGTCGGGATCTTCGACATCGTCGGCACCATCGCCAGCGGATGGCTCACCGACCGGTTCAACCCGCGCGTACTGCTCGCGAGTTACTACGCGTTCCGCGGTCTCGGCCTTCTCGTGCTCCCGTTCCTGCTCTCCGCGACGGTGCAGCCGCCGATCATCATCTTCGTGGTGATCTACGGGCTCGACTGGGTCGCGACGGTGCCGCCGACGGTCGCGCTGTGTCGCGAGATCTTCGGCAAGGACGGGCCGATCGTGTTCGGCTGGGTCTTCGCCTCGCACCAGGTCGGAGCAGCCATCGCCGCATTCTCGGCGGGACTCATCCGCGATTCGACGGGGGAGTACACCATCGCCTGGTTCGGCGCGGCCGGACTCTGCATCGTCGCCGCCGTGGTGAGCATCGGGATCTCGCGGAGGGCGCGCGAGCTCGTCTGATTCGTGCTGTCGAGGGGATACCCTCGCTAGGTGGAAACTCTGAGCACCGTCGCCGTCGTCACCGTCCTCGTCGCCCTCGGCCTCTGGCTCGCCATCACGATCGTCCAGGTGAGCACGCTGGCCAAGCGGATCGTCGAAGCTGCCCGTGCCCGTGACTACCACCACTCGGCCGCGACCCGCAGGCGCAGCGTCGAACTGCTGTGGACCATCCCCGGCGTCGCGGTGCTCGGCATCACCCTCGTCTTCGGCGTCGAGGTCGCTGCGCGCGCCATCTTCGACGGCGGCTCGGTGTGGGGCTGGACGGTTCTCGCCCTCGTCATCCTGGTCGGAGCATTCGCGGGTCTCGGCGTCGTCGCCGGTCTCATTCGTAAGGAACGACCCGACTACTCGTCGATCCGCGCCGACCTTAACGAGCTGCTCGGGCAGCGCCTGACTGTCGAACGCGTCGCCGAGTTCCGGGCCCTGCTGCAGCAAGCGGATACCCGCCAGCGCCGCATCCGCATCGGCCGCAACAACCGTGCCCGCGTGGCCGGAGCCCGCGCCGAGCTCGAGGACATCTCGGAAGGCTTCACCAAACGCGCACCCACCGGCACGGAGGCGGTCAGCTCGATCCGCTGGTCGGTCGCGTACTCGGTGTTCTGGCGCGCGAGCTTCCTCGGAATCCTCGCCGTGCTCGTCTCTCTCGTGCCGTGGATCGTGCTGCTCGCCCAGGGCGAATGGACCATGGGCACCGTGCTCATCCTTGCCACCCCGATCAGCATCGCCCTCGGCATCACCGGCACTCGCGCGGCCCTCGCCGCTCGCACCGCCCAGCACGCCGTCTACCTCAAGCAGCGGGCGGAGGTCGTGGCCCTGCTCGAGGAGTTCGACCGCAACGCCCGCAAGGGTGTTGCCGGGCTCGGCGACCGGGTAGCCCGGGCCCTGCAGATTCTTCGCGACCAACAGTCGTAGCGCACACGACCGCCGCGCCGATCGAGCCGCCGAACTCCCGACCGGTAGTGTCCTCTCATGACTTCGAGTGACACGACGCCTGCCTCAGCCGCCTACGGCCCCACCGCGAGCCCCGCAGAGGCTCCCGTCGCCGTGCGCCAGGAGGCCGCGCTCGGCACCGGACCGCACGTCAGCGCCCCGGTCGCCCGCAGCACCACCCTGACCACGCTCGGCATCGTCGGTATCGCCGTGCTGGGTGTCGTTGCGCTCGGGGTGACCGCCTACCTCCTGCTCGGCCTCGGCCTCGTCGCCGTCGGGTTCGCCGGCATCATGGCGCTCATCCCGCTCGCCATCGTTCTGCTCGGCGTCAACTGGATCGACCGCTGGGAGCCCGAGCCGCGCGGCATACTCGCCTTCGGCTTCCTCTGGGGTGCGGCCGCCTCGGTCGCCATCGCGCTGATCGTCGGCCTCGGCGTGCAGCTCGTCATCGACTCACTCGGCGGCGCCGGAGCCGGCTTTGACTTTTTCGGCGCGGCCATCCAGGCACCCATCGTGGAGGAGAGCGCCAAGGGATTCGGCCTGCTGCTGATCTTCTGGTTCGCCCGCAAGCACTTCGACAGCCCCGTCGACGGCATCGTCTACGCGGCCTGGATCGCGGGAGGGTTCGCCTTCACCGAGAACATCCTCTACTTCGGGGTCGAGCTGGTGAACTCGGGCGGATTCAGCGGCAGCGTGTTCGGCATCCTGCTCATGCGCGGCATCATGTCACCCTTCGCGCACGTGATGTTCACGGCGGCCACTGGCGTCATGCTCGGCATCGCAGCGAGCCGTGGCAGCAAGGGCTCGACGGTGCTCTGGTTCCTCGGCGGTCTCGCCATCGCGATCGGCCTGCACGCCCTCTGGAACGGTGCGCTGTTCTTCGTCGGTGAGAACTTCTTCGGCTACTACGCGCTGGTGCAGTTCCCGCTCTTCGTCGGTGCGGTGCTGCTCGTGATCTTCCTCCGCAAAAAGGAGGCCAAGCTGACACACGACAGGCTGAGCGAATACGCGGCGGTCGGCTGGTACAAGCCCGACGAGGTCAACGCCCTCGCAACCGGTGCCGGACGCCGCCAGGCGATGGCCTGGGCGCGCCAGCGCGGGCTCGGCGCCGTGATGCGTCGGTACACGCGCGACTCCACCCGACTCGCCTTCACGCGCCAGCGCCTGATCACCGGCCGCGCGCGAGCCGGTGCAGAAGCGGATGAAGCGGCTCTCCTCCTGGCGATCGTCGCGACCCGCGCGCAGCTCCAGTCGCCTTCGGCGGCTCCGGTTCAACCCGGCATCTGAGCGGCGGGGCCGTTCAGCGCCCGAACCCGATAATGCTGCCGAAGAAGCTCCACGCCCAGTAGGCGACGAAGGCCACAATCGCGATGGTCGCGATCACCGAGCCGCCGCGCTTCAGCCGCTGTCCCTGCGGCGCAACGAGGTTCACCGTGCTGTCGCCGATGCGCTCGTCGGCGTAGCGGTCGGTCTGGGTGAGCGTCTTCGCTCCGACCGTGTCGATGATGCGGAAGAGCCGCTGGTAGACGGCCGGGTCCGTCGGTACGAACGGTGTGGCCGAGTAGACGAACATCCAGTCATCGACGATTTCGACATCGAAGGGTGACGCCTCGTCAATGAGCAGGGCCATGAGGTCGGGGGTGAAGACGTAGAGGGCGTCTCTCTCATACTGCCTCGGGCAGTACAACGTGAAGTGCTTGCCGAAGTCGCCCTCGAGGCTGAGCACCTGGTCTTTCGTGAAGCTCACGCCGAGGTTGCTGCCGCCGAAGAGTCCGTTGTTGGAGGTCGCGTCGAGCACCATGTGCGGCAGCTTGCGGTCGAGATTGAACGCCATGAAACCCCAGTTGTGGGTGGCTCTGCTATCGCCGCTGCCCGTCTGGTACCGGTAGTTGCCCATGTCGAAGAAGCGGCCCGTCGTAGAGGTGAGGTGATCCAGCGTGACCCGCGAGTCGCCGCGGTCGAAGATCGCTCCCGGGTACTGCGGGTTCTTGTCTTCGGGGGAAAAGCTCAGCCCGTTGGCGGCCGCGAAGCGACTGAGGCGCATCCACTTCTCCCAGCGGCTGGTGCCGAACGAGCCGCGCAGGGCCGCGAACACGACGATGCCGGCCACGACAAGGAACAGGATGACGAAGCCCGTCGCGGCCATGCCGACCGGATTCGCCCCGTTGGTCGAGAAGCTGTTGCCGATGAAGCGCAGGAAGACAAGGGCAAAGAGTGCGAGAACGACGACGGTGACGATCGTGGCCACACCCTTGATGGCCAGCTGCGGTCCCATCCTCGCGGCCCACAACTCGCCGCCATTGCGTGCGCCGGTGCGGAATTCGCGCACCTGCTCGCGGGTGACGGGTGAGATGAGTGCTTCGTAGTTGATGGTGCGGTTCACACGAGCATCGTGGCACATGAGGTGGCCGTTAACGGACTCATCGCCCAGTGGCGCGGCATTGCCTGCGGCTCTTCTGGGCGATGAGTTGATCTGCTTCAACCATGCTCCTCATCGGCGCGGAGGTCAAGAGGTGAAGAACATCCGCGTCAGTAGAACCCCTAGAATTGATAGCCGGAGATTCGGGCCCCCGGGGCCGAAACTCCTGCAAATCCCGAACAATTCAAAGGATCCCGAGTGACTTCAGCGGAGTTGGCGAACGAACGCGAGTACGTCGCCGCGCTGTACGCGAGGCTCGACGCCCTGCGCGACGAGGCGGCCGGTGAGCTGCTGAAAGTGCGAGCGGGCAACCAGGGCGGCACACACCAGAACCGCTCCGAGCGCGACGCCTTCGCCCGCATCTACGAGGATCGCGTAAGCCAGCTCACCGAGATCGACGAGCGCCTCGCCTTCGGACGACTGACCCTCGACGACGCGTCCGCCGCCGACAGCGACGGCGTCACACACCGTTACATCGGCCGCATCGGGCTTCGGGATGAGAACCTGCAGCCGATCCTCCTCGACTGGAGGGTTCCGCAGGCCCGCGCCTTCTACCAGGCCACCGCCGCCAACCCGCTCGGTGCCCGCGCCCGTCGTCACCTGACGAGCAAGGGTCGCGACATCGTGCGTATCGACGACGAGATCTTCGACTCGGCGCTGCTCGAGGGCGACACGAGCGCCCTGCAGGGGGAGGCCTCGCTGCTCGCCTCCCTCACGGCGCAGCGCACGGGTCGTATGGGTGACATCGTCGCCACGATCCAGGCCGAGCAGGACCGCATCATCCGCTCCGAACTGCGTGGTGTGCTGGTTGTTCAGGGTGGTCCCGGCACCGGCAAGACCGCCGTCGCGCTGCACCGTGCGGCTTACCTGCTCTATTCGCACCGCGAGCGCCTGGCGTCATCCGGAGTCCTGATCGTGGGGCCGTCGCGCTCGTTCCTGCAGTACATTGAGGCGGTGCTGCCCTCGCTCGGTGAGACCGGCGTGGTGCTGTCGAGCGTCGGCCAGTTGTTCCCCGGTCACGACACCAGTGCCGATGATGCTGCGG
Coding sequences within:
- a CDS encoding PrsW family intramembrane metalloprotease, with translation MTSSDTTPASAAYGPTASPAEAPVAVRQEAALGTGPHVSAPVARSTTLTTLGIVGIAVLGVVALGVTAYLLLGLGLVAVGFAGIMALIPLAIVLLGVNWIDRWEPEPRGILAFGFLWGAAASVAIALIVGLGVQLVIDSLGGAGAGFDFFGAAIQAPIVEESAKGFGLLLIFWFARKHFDSPVDGIVYAAWIAGGFAFTENILYFGVELVNSGGFSGSVFGILLMRGIMSPFAHVMFTAATGVMLGIAASRGSKGSTVLWFLGGLAIAIGLHALWNGALFFVGENFFGYYALVQFPLFVGAVLLVIFLRKKEAKLTHDRLSEYAAVGWYKPDEVNALATGAGRRQAMAWARQRGLGAVMRRYTRDSTRLAFTRQRLITGRARAGAEADEAALLLAIVATRAQLQSPSAAPVQPGI
- a CDS encoding MFS transporter, which encodes MAASRRAWQSQSVDTRSVTTATHTRRIHPAWIVALVAFLALVGAAGFRAAPSVLMLPLEEEFGWTRTQLSLAVTVNLLLYGLMAPFAAALMARFGLRAVTSVALLFVAAGAALSVFATEPWMLVLTWGVLIGLGTGSMALVFAATVADQWFVKNRGLVVGILTAGSATGQLAFLPFIAILVEQQGWRQASLLVAGGALVVVPLVLVFLRNHPVDIGMTPYGAPATWEHTPPARGNAVRIALATLAKASKVRTFWALVAGFAICGATTNGLVGTHFIPSAHDHGMQETTAAGLLALVGIFDIVGTIASGWLTDRFNPRVLLASYYAFRGLGLLVLPFLLSATVQPPIIIFVVIYGLDWVATVPPTVALCREIFGKDGPIVFGWVFASHQVGAAIAAFSAGLIRDSTGEYTIAWFGAAGLCIVAAVVSIGISRRARELV